The Serratia rhizosphaerae genome has a segment encoding these proteins:
- the moaE gene encoding molybdopterin synthase catalytic subunit MoaE encodes MDNSRIRVQRALFNVGEEYAWLAQCDDDGAVVTFTGKVRNHNLGDNVSALTLEHYPGMTEKALAEIVAAARERWPLQRVSVIHRIGEMFPGDEIVFVGVTSAHRSMAFEAAEFIMDYLKTRAPFWKREATEQGERWVEARDSDQQAAKRW; translated from the coding sequence GTGGACAACAGTCGTATTCGCGTCCAGCGCGCGCTATTTAACGTCGGCGAGGAGTATGCCTGGCTGGCGCAGTGTGATGATGACGGCGCGGTGGTGACCTTTACCGGCAAGGTGCGCAATCACAATCTGGGCGACAACGTCAGCGCCCTGACGCTGGAGCACTATCCCGGCATGACCGAAAAGGCGCTGGCGGAGATCGTCGCGGCGGCGCGCGAGCGCTGGCCGCTGCAGCGGGTCAGCGTGATCCACCGCATCGGTGAAATGTTCCCCGGTGATGAGATCGTGTTTGTCGGCGTCACCAGCGCCCACCGCAGCATGGCCTTTGAGGCCGCCGAATTTATCATGGACTACCTGAAGACCCGCGCGCCGTTCTGGAAGCGTGAAGCCACCGAGCAGGGTGAGCGCTGGGTTGAGGCGCGCGACAGCGACCAGCAGGCGGCAAAACGTTGGTAA
- the moaD gene encoding molybdopterin synthase sulfur carrier subunit, with translation MIDILFFAQVRELVGTDKLRLPAEFATVESLRQALCLRGDRWALALAADNLLMAVNQSLVAAEHPLSAGDEVAFFPPVTGG, from the coding sequence ATGATTGATATTCTGTTTTTTGCTCAGGTGCGGGAGCTGGTCGGCACTGATAAGCTGCGTCTGCCGGCGGAGTTCGCCACCGTCGAGTCGCTGCGTCAGGCGCTGTGTCTGCGCGGCGATCGCTGGGCGCTGGCGCTGGCGGCCGACAATTTGCTGATGGCGGTGAACCAGTCGCTGGTGGCGGCGGAACACCCGCTGAGCGCCGGCGATGAAGTGGCGTTCTTCCCGCCGGTAACCGGAGGCTGA
- the moaC gene encoding cyclic pyranopterin monophosphate synthase MoaC, with translation MSQLTHINAAGEAHMVDVSTKAETVREARAEAFVEMQAATLAMIVEGRHHKGDVFATARIAGIQAAKRTWELIPLCHPLMLSKVEVTLEAQPQHNRVRIETCCRLTGKTGVEMEALTAASVAALTIYDMCKAVQKDMVIGPVRLLAKSGGKSGDFEAAS, from the coding sequence ATGAGTCAGTTAACCCACATTAACGCCGCCGGCGAAGCCCATATGGTGGACGTCTCCACCAAGGCGGAAACGGTGCGTGAAGCGCGCGCCGAAGCCTTTGTCGAGATGCAGGCGGCGACGCTGGCGATGATCGTCGAAGGCCGTCACCACAAAGGGGACGTGTTCGCCACCGCGCGCATCGCCGGCATTCAGGCAGCCAAACGCACCTGGGAGCTGATCCCGCTGTGCCACCCGCTGATGCTCAGCAAGGTGGAGGTCACGCTGGAGGCGCAGCCGCAGCATAACCGGGTGCGGATTGAAACCTGCTGCCGCCTGACCGGCAAAACCGGCGTCGAGATGGAAGCGCTGACCGCGGCGTCGGTTGCGGCGCTGACCATCTACGACATGTGCAAGGCGGTGCAGAAAGATATGGTCATTGGCCCGGTGCGGCTGCTGGCGAAAAGCGGCGGCAAATCCGGCGACTTTGAGGCGGCATCATGA
- the moaB gene encoding molybdenum cofactor biosynthesis protein B gives MSHASSEFLAARIAVLTVSDSRSAAEDTSGDYLQQAAQEAGHQVVDRALVKDNIYQIRAQVSAWIASDEVQAVLITGGTGFTARDNTPEALTPLFDRQVEGFGELFRMVSYEEIGTATIQSRAVAGIANQTVIFAMPGSTRACRTAWERIIESQLDARNRPCNFQPHLKK, from the coding sequence ATGAGTCATGCCAGCAGTGAATTTCTTGCGGCGCGTATCGCCGTTCTGACCGTTTCCGACAGCCGCAGCGCCGCGGAGGATACCTCCGGCGACTATCTGCAGCAGGCGGCGCAGGAGGCCGGGCATCAGGTGGTCGATCGCGCGCTGGTCAAAGACAATATCTACCAGATCCGTGCGCAGGTTTCGGCCTGGATCGCCAGCGACGAGGTGCAGGCGGTGCTGATCACCGGCGGCACCGGTTTTACCGCGCGCGACAACACGCCGGAGGCGCTGACGCCGCTGTTTGACCGCCAGGTGGAAGGCTTCGGCGAACTGTTCCGCATGGTGTCTTACGAAGAGATTGGCACCGCCACCATTCAGTCGCGCGCCGTGGCCGGCATCGCCAACCAGACGGTGATTTTCGCCATGCCGGGCTCGACCCGCGCCTGCCGCACCGCCTGGGAGCGTATTATTGAATCGCAGCTGGACGCGCGTAACCGTCCCTGCAACTTCCAACCCCATTTAAAGAAATAA
- the moaA gene encoding GTP 3',8-cyclase MoaA translates to MVPQLTDAFERKFYYLRLSITDVCNFRCTYCLPDGYQPSVSPKTFLSLDEIRRVSRAFAELGTEKVRLTGGEPSLRRDFTEIIAAVRENPAIRQLAVTTNGYRMARDVARWRDAGLTAINVSVDSLDARQFHAITGQDKFRQVMAGIDAAFEAGYDKVKVNAVLMRDVNHQQLNTFLAWIKPRPIQLRFIELMETGEGGELFRQRHVSGEVIRRQLEQQGWQRQPRGRSDGPAQVFRHADYQGEIGLIMPYEKDFCASCNRLRVSAIGNLHLCLFGEQGIPLRDLLAEDRQLEMLKQRIQSGLLSKKQTHFLHQGDSGITQNLSFIGG, encoded by the coding sequence ATGGTGCCCCAACTTACCGATGCTTTTGAGCGCAAGTTCTATTACCTGCGCCTGTCGATTACCGACGTGTGCAACTTCCGTTGCACGTACTGCCTGCCGGACGGCTACCAGCCGAGCGTCAGCCCCAAAACCTTCCTGTCGCTGGATGAAATCCGCCGCGTCAGCCGTGCGTTTGCCGAACTGGGCACTGAAAAGGTGCGCCTGACCGGCGGCGAGCCCTCGCTGCGCCGCGACTTTACCGAGATCATTGCCGCCGTGCGGGAAAACCCGGCGATCCGTCAACTGGCGGTCACCACCAACGGCTACCGGATGGCGCGCGACGTGGCGCGCTGGCGCGACGCCGGCCTGACGGCGATCAACGTCAGCGTCGACAGCCTGGATGCGCGCCAGTTTCACGCCATTACCGGTCAGGACAAGTTCCGTCAGGTGATGGCGGGCATCGACGCCGCCTTCGAGGCCGGCTATGACAAGGTGAAGGTGAACGCGGTGCTGATGCGCGACGTCAATCACCAGCAGCTGAATACTTTCCTGGCCTGGATTAAACCGCGGCCGATCCAACTGCGTTTTATTGAACTGATGGAAACCGGCGAGGGCGGCGAGCTGTTTCGCCAGCGCCACGTTTCCGGCGAGGTGATCCGCCGGCAGCTTGAACAGCAGGGCTGGCAGCGTCAGCCGCGCGGCCGCAGCGACGGCCCGGCGCAGGTGTTCCGCCATGCGGACTATCAGGGAGAAATCGGCCTGATTATGCCGTATGAGAAGGATTTCTGCGCCAGCTGCAACCGACTGCGGGTTTCCGCCATCGGCAATCTGCACCTGTGCCTGTTCGGCGAGCAGGGCATCCCGCTGCGCGACCTGCTGGCGGAGGATCGCCAGCTGGAGATGCTTAAACAGCGCATCCAGAGCGGCCTGCTCAGTAAGAAGCAGACGCATTTTCTGCACCAGGGCGACAGCGGCATTACGCAGAATCTGTCGTTTATCGGCGGCTGA
- the yvcK gene encoding uridine diphosphate-N-acetylglucosamine-binding protein YvcK, with protein sequence MRNRTLADLDRVVALGGGHGLGRVMSSLSSLGSRLTGIVTTTDNGGSTGRIRRSEGGIAWGDTRNCLNQLITEPSVASAMFEYRFSGNGELAGHNLGNLMLKALDHLSVRPLEAINLIRNLLKVDAALIPMSEQPVDLMAHDHEGNHVYGEVNVDQLTDMPQELMLSPHVHATREALDAIAQADLILIGPGSFLTSLMPLLLLEDLARALRRSSASMVYIDNLGKELSVAAASLSLRDKLALMEAKIGRVMVDALIVGPQTETQSVQDRLVIQQNLEASDIPYRHDRQLLRQAIDQALSQLAARR encoded by the coding sequence ATGCGTAATCGTACCCTGGCCGATCTGGACCGCGTCGTCGCATTAGGCGGCGGTCACGGCCTTGGCCGCGTGATGTCATCGCTTTCTTCTCTGGGGTCGCGTCTGACCGGCATCGTCACCACCACCGACAACGGCGGCTCCACCGGCCGCATCCGCCGCTCGGAAGGCGGTATCGCCTGGGGCGATACCCGCAACTGCCTCAACCAGCTGATTACCGAGCCCAGCGTCGCGTCGGCGATGTTTGAATACCGCTTCAGCGGCAACGGCGAACTGGCCGGCCATAACCTGGGCAATCTGATGCTGAAGGCGCTGGATCACCTCAGCGTACGCCCGCTGGAGGCGATCAATCTGATCCGCAATCTGCTGAAGGTGGATGCGGCGCTGATCCCGATGTCGGAGCAGCCGGTGGATCTGATGGCGCACGATCACGAGGGCAACCACGTTTACGGTGAGGTAAACGTCGATCAGCTCACCGATATGCCGCAGGAGCTGATGTTGTCGCCGCACGTCCATGCCACCCGCGAGGCCCTTGACGCCATTGCGCAGGCGGATCTTATTCTGATTGGTCCGGGCAGTTTTCTGACCAGTCTGATGCCGCTGCTGCTGCTTGAGGATCTGGCCCGTGCCCTGCGCCGCAGCAGCGCCAGCATGGTCTATATCGACAACCTGGGCAAAGAGTTGAGCGTCGCCGCCGCCTCGCTGTCGTTGCGCGACAAGCTGGCGCTGATGGAGGCGAAAATCGGCCGCGTGATGGTCGACGCGCTGATCGTCGGCCCGCAGACCGAGACGCAATCGGTGCAGGATCGTCTGGTGATTCAGCAGAATCTGGAGGCCAGCGATATCCCTTACCGCCACGATCGCCAACTGTTGCGCCAGGCAATCGACCAAGCGCTGAGCCAGCTGGCGGCACGGCGTTAG
- a CDS encoding VF530 family DNA-binding protein: protein MSAHNSKDPLHGITLEQLLNKLVEYYGWEELADRIRINCFSNDPSIKSSLKFLRRTPWARTQVEELYIHMVSDNPWYQGKD, encoded by the coding sequence ATGAGCGCACACAATTCCAAAGATCCGCTGCACGGCATTACGCTGGAGCAGCTGCTGAACAAACTGGTGGAATACTACGGCTGGGAAGAGCTGGCCGACCGCATCCGCATCAACTGCTTCAGCAACGATCCCAGCATCAAATCCAGCCTGAAGTTTTTACGCCGCACGCCGTGGGCGCGCACGCAGGTGGAGGAGCTGTATATCCATATGGTCAGCGATAATCCTTGGTATCAGGGGAAAGACTGA
- the uvrB gene encoding excinuclease ABC subunit UvrB, whose amino-acid sequence MSKLFKLHSDFKPAGDQPEAIRKLEEGLEDGLAHQTLLGVTGSGKTFTIANVIADLNRPTMVLAPNKTLAAQLYGEMKEFFPENAVEYFVSYYDYYQPEAYVPSSDTFIEKDASVNEHIEQMRLSATKALLERRDVVVVASVSAIYGLGDPDLYLKMMLHLTQGMLIDQRSILRRLAELQYTRNDQAFQRATFRVRGEVIDIFPAESDELALRVELFDDEVERLSLFDPLTGQVDRVVPRFTIYPKSHYVTPRERILQAMEEIRVDLAERRKVLLANNKLLEEQRLSQRTQFDLEMMNELGYCSGIENYSRYLSGRQPGEPPPTLFDYLPADGLLVVDESHVTVPQIGAMFKGDRSRKETLVEYGFRLPSALDNRPMRFEEFEAQAPQSIYVSATPGKYELEKSGGDVIDQVVRPTGLLDPIVEVRPVATQVDDLLSEIRKRVAINERVLVTTLTKRMAEDLTEYLEEHGERVRYLHSDIDTVERVEIIRDLRLGEFDVLVGINLLREGLDMPEVSLVAILDADKEGFLRSERSLIQTIGRAARNLNGKAILYGDRITDSMAKAIGETERRRAKQQAYNEANGIVPQGLNKKIGDILQLGQPSSRGKGKGKGKAAESAAQYQQLTPKALEQKIRDLEAQMYTHAQNLEFEQAAALRDEIHQLREQFIAIS is encoded by the coding sequence ATGAGCAAATTATTCAAACTGCATTCAGACTTCAAACCGGCCGGCGACCAGCCGGAAGCGATCCGCAAGCTGGAAGAGGGGCTGGAGGACGGGCTGGCGCACCAGACGCTGCTGGGGGTGACCGGCTCGGGGAAAACCTTCACCATCGCCAACGTGATTGCCGATCTCAACCGGCCGACGATGGTGCTGGCGCCGAACAAAACGCTGGCGGCGCAGCTGTACGGTGAGATGAAAGAGTTCTTCCCGGAGAATGCGGTGGAGTATTTTGTCTCCTACTACGACTATTATCAGCCGGAAGCCTACGTGCCCAGCTCCGACACCTTTATTGAAAAAGACGCCTCGGTTAACGAACATATCGAGCAGATGCGTCTTTCCGCCACTAAGGCGCTGCTGGAGCGGCGCGACGTGGTGGTGGTGGCCTCGGTGTCGGCGATCTACGGCCTGGGCGATCCGGATCTGTATCTCAAGATGATGCTGCACCTGACCCAGGGCATGTTGATCGACCAGCGCTCGATCCTGCGCCGGCTGGCTGAGCTGCAGTACACGCGCAACGATCAGGCGTTCCAGCGCGCCACCTTCCGGGTGCGCGGCGAGGTGATTGATATCTTCCCGGCAGAGTCCGACGAGCTGGCGCTGCGCGTCGAGCTGTTTGACGATGAGGTGGAGCGCCTGTCGCTGTTCGACCCGCTCACCGGCCAGGTGGACCGAGTGGTGCCGCGTTTTACCATCTACCCGAAGTCGCACTACGTGACGCCGCGCGAGCGCATCCTGCAGGCGATGGAGGAGATCCGTGTCGACCTGGCGGAGCGGCGCAAGGTGCTGCTGGCCAACAACAAACTGCTGGAAGAGCAACGGCTGTCGCAGCGCACCCAGTTCGATCTGGAGATGATGAACGAGCTGGGCTACTGCTCGGGCATTGAAAACTACTCGCGCTATCTCTCCGGCCGCCAGCCGGGCGAGCCGCCGCCGACGCTGTTTGACTACCTGCCGGCCGACGGCCTGCTGGTGGTGGACGAATCGCACGTCACCGTGCCGCAGATTGGCGCGATGTTCAAAGGCGACCGCTCGCGCAAGGAGACGCTGGTGGAGTACGGCTTCCGGTTGCCGTCGGCGCTGGACAACCGGCCGATGCGCTTTGAGGAATTTGAGGCTCAGGCGCCGCAGTCGATCTACGTATCGGCCACGCCGGGCAAATACGAGTTGGAAAAATCCGGCGGCGACGTGATCGATCAGGTGGTGCGTCCGACCGGCCTGCTGGATCCGATCGTCGAAGTGCGGCCGGTGGCCACGCAGGTTGACGATCTCTTATCCGAGATCCGCAAGCGCGTGGCGATCAATGAGCGGGTGCTGGTCACCACGCTGACCAAACGCATGGCGGAGGATCTGACCGAATACCTGGAAGAGCACGGCGAGCGGGTGCGCTATCTGCACTCGGATATCGACACCGTCGAGCGTGTCGAAATCATCCGCGATTTACGCCTGGGCGAGTTTGACGTGCTGGTCGGCATCAACCTGCTGCGGGAAGGGCTGGATATGCCGGAGGTCTCGCTGGTGGCGATTCTGGACGCCGATAAAGAGGGCTTCCTGCGTTCCGAGCGCTCGCTGATTCAGACCATCGGCCGCGCCGCGCGTAACCTGAACGGCAAGGCCATTTTGTACGGCGACAGGATCACCGACTCGATGGCGAAGGCGATCGGCGAAACCGAACGCCGCCGCGCCAAGCAGCAGGCGTATAACGAAGCCAACGGCATTGTGCCGCAGGGGCTGAACAAGAAGATTGGCGATATTCTGCAGCTGGGCCAGCCGTCGTCGCGCGGCAAAGGCAAAGGGAAGGGCAAGGCGGCGGAGAGCGCGGCGCAGTATCAGCAGCTTACGCCGAAAGCGCTGGAGCAGAAAATCCGCGATCTGGAAGCACAAATGTACACCCACGCGCAAAACCTGGAGTTTGAACAGGCGGCGGCGTTACGTGATGAAATCCATCAGCTGCGCGAGCAGTTTATCGCCATCTCCTGA
- a CDS encoding ATP-binding cassette domain-containing protein — MLSLRSVNQFYGQSHTLWDINLELPRGQCTALLGRKGVGKTTLLNCIVGHLPVVSGSMTWQRADEAPKNLLPQAVEQRAALGIAYVPQGQQIFSQLSVEENLQVALLAGKPSPQRIPPLIYQLFPTLAAMRLRRAGDLSVGEQQQLAISRALVREPELLILDEPTAGMRPSIVSEIGGAVQRLNREWGMTILLVEHRLTLIRRLADRFFLLDQGRNVANGTLAQLDDALIDAYLTV, encoded by the coding sequence ATGTTGAGCCTGCGTTCAGTCAATCAATTTTATGGACAGAGCCACACCCTGTGGGATATCAATCTGGAGCTGCCGCGCGGCCAGTGCACCGCCTTGCTGGGGCGCAAGGGGGTCGGTAAAACCACGCTGCTTAACTGTATTGTCGGCCATCTGCCGGTAGTCAGCGGCAGCATGACCTGGCAACGCGCCGACGAAGCGCCGAAAAACCTGCTGCCGCAGGCGGTGGAGCAGCGCGCGGCGCTGGGCATCGCCTATGTGCCGCAGGGGCAGCAGATCTTCTCGCAGCTCAGCGTCGAGGAAAACTTGCAGGTGGCGCTGTTGGCCGGCAAACCGTCGCCGCAGCGTATCCCGCCGCTGATTTACCAGCTGTTTCCCACGCTGGCGGCGATGCGCCTGCGGCGCGCCGGCGATTTATCCGTAGGGGAACAGCAGCAGTTGGCGATCTCGCGCGCGCTGGTGCGGGAGCCGGAGCTGCTGATTCTGGATGAGCCGACCGCCGGCATGCGTCCGTCGATCGTCAGTGAGATTGGCGGCGCCGTACAGCGGCTGAATCGGGAATGGGGCATGACCATTTTACTGGTGGAACACCGCCTGACGCTGATCCGCCGTCTGGCCGATCGCTTTTTTCTGCTGGATCAGGGGCGCAACGTGGCGAACGGCACGCTGGCGCAGTTGGATGACGCTCTGATTGACGCCTATCTGACGGTATGA
- the bioD gene encoding dethiobiotin synthase → MIKRWFVTGTDTEVGKTIASSALLQAANLAGYRSAGYKPVASGSEMTPQGLRNEDALALQRHSGVALSYEEVNPYTFAEPTSPHIVSADLRQPIEFTVMSSGLRRLEQCADWLLVEGAGGWFTPLSATQSFADWVVGEQLPVILVVGMKLGCINHALLTAQAVRQAGLPLAGWIANDIAPPGRRHQEYLATLRRLLPAPMLGEIPHLAGIAQQPLGHYLDLSLL, encoded by the coding sequence GTGATTAAACGTTGGTTTGTGACCGGCACCGATACCGAAGTGGGTAAAACCATCGCCAGCAGCGCGCTGCTGCAGGCGGCAAACCTGGCGGGCTACCGCAGCGCCGGTTATAAACCGGTGGCGTCCGGCAGCGAGATGACGCCGCAGGGGCTGCGTAACGAGGATGCGCTGGCGTTGCAGCGCCACAGCGGCGTGGCGCTCTCCTACGAGGAAGTGAATCCTTACACCTTTGCCGAACCGACGTCGCCGCATATCGTCAGCGCCGATCTGCGCCAGCCGATTGAATTTACGGTGATGTCATCCGGGCTGCGGCGGCTGGAGCAGTGCGCCGACTGGCTGCTGGTGGAAGGCGCGGGCGGCTGGTTTACGCCGCTGTCGGCGACGCAGAGCTTCGCCGACTGGGTGGTGGGCGAGCAGCTGCCGGTGATTCTGGTGGTGGGGATGAAACTGGGCTGCATCAACCATGCGCTGCTGACCGCGCAGGCGGTCCGTCAGGCGGGGCTGCCGCTGGCCGGCTGGATCGCCAACGATATCGCGCCGCCGGGCAGGCGTCATCAGGAGTATCTGGCGACGCTGCGCCGCCTGTTGCCGGCGCCGATGCTGGGGGAAATTCCCCATCTGGCAGGCATTGCGCAGCAGCCGCTGGGCCACTATCTGGATCTGTCATTATTGTAA
- the bioC gene encoding malonyl-ACP O-methyltransferase BioC, with product MPSVNDAVNKQAVASAFSRAADSYDAAAVLQREVGERLLGIGATHPARQVLDAGCGTGYFSRRWRELGRQVTALDLAPGMLAFARSQQAAQHYLLGDIEHIPLPDAAVDLSFSSLAVQWCSDLARGLAELRRVTRPGGLVLFSTLAQGSLHQLGDAWQQVDGERHVNDFLPLAQIETACAPYRHRMEACWQTLHYPDVMTLMRSLKGIGATHLHQGRDAGLLSRRRLTALQAAYPRQRGELPLSYHVVYGVIYCD from the coding sequence ATGCCGTCAGTGAATGACGCGGTTAACAAACAGGCGGTCGCCTCCGCCTTCAGCCGCGCGGCGGACAGCTATGACGCCGCGGCGGTGCTGCAGCGCGAGGTTGGCGAGCGCTTACTGGGTATCGGCGCTACGCATCCGGCGCGGCAGGTGCTGGACGCCGGGTGCGGCACTGGCTATTTCAGCCGCCGCTGGCGGGAACTGGGCAGACAGGTGACGGCGCTGGATCTGGCGCCGGGCATGCTGGCGTTTGCCCGCAGCCAGCAGGCGGCGCAGCACTATCTGCTGGGAGATATCGAGCATATCCCGCTGCCGGATGCGGCGGTCGATCTCAGCTTCAGCAGCCTGGCGGTGCAGTGGTGCAGCGATTTGGCGCGCGGTCTGGCGGAACTGCGCCGCGTGACGCGGCCCGGCGGGCTGGTGCTGTTTTCCACCCTGGCGCAGGGGTCGCTGCATCAGCTGGGGGATGCCTGGCAGCAGGTCGACGGCGAGCGCCATGTGAATGATTTCCTGCCGCTCGCGCAGATTGAGACCGCCTGCGCGCCGTATCGTCACCGTATGGAAGCGTGCTGGCAGACGCTGCATTACCCGGATGTGATGACGCTGATGCGCTCATTAAAAGGCATCGGCGCCACTCATCTGCATCAGGGACGTGATGCGGGGCTGCTGTCGCGCCGCCGTCTGACGGCGCTGCAGGCGGCTTACCCGCGTCAACGCGGCGAATTGCCGCTCAGTTATCATGTGGTTTATGGAGTGATTTATTGTGATTAA
- the bioF gene encoding 8-amino-7-oxononanoate synthase: MSWQQRIEQALTERRASAAYRSRQVNQGGNGRHIQLHQQRYLNFSGNDYLGLSRHPAVLDAWQQGARQYGVGSGGSGHVTGFCEAHQQLEQQLAQWLGYPRALLFISGYAANQALLAALMQADDRILADKLSHASLLEAAAHSPAQLRRFRHNQPAALADLLAKPCGGQQLVVTEGVFSMDGDSAPLAQLQQLSRQAGAWLMVDDAHGIGVHGEQGRGSCWQQGVRPEALVVTFGKAFGVSGAAILCDEPLAEYLLQFARHLIYSTAMPPAQACALQAALRCVQQGDALRSRLQQHIARFRRGAADLPLTLSDSQTAIQPLLVGDNQRALTLAQRLREQGLWVSAIRPPTVPPGGARLRITLTAAHQAQDIDRLLEVLHAVSE; the protein is encoded by the coding sequence ATGAGCTGGCAGCAACGCATTGAGCAGGCGTTAACCGAGCGGCGCGCGAGCGCCGCTTATCGATCGCGTCAGGTTAACCAGGGCGGTAACGGCCGCCATATCCAGCTGCATCAGCAGCGCTACCTTAATTTTTCCGGCAATGACTATCTGGGGCTGAGCCGGCATCCGGCGGTGCTCGACGCCTGGCAGCAGGGGGCGCGGCAGTACGGCGTCGGCAGCGGCGGTTCCGGCCACGTTACCGGCTTTTGCGAGGCGCATCAGCAGCTGGAGCAGCAGCTGGCGCAGTGGCTCGGTTATCCGCGCGCGCTGCTGTTTATCTCCGGCTACGCCGCCAATCAGGCGCTGCTGGCGGCGCTGATGCAGGCGGATGACCGCATTCTGGCGGACAAACTCAGCCATGCCTCGCTGTTGGAAGCGGCCGCTCACTCACCGGCGCAGCTGCGGCGTTTTCGCCATAATCAGCCGGCGGCGCTGGCTGATTTACTGGCCAAACCCTGCGGCGGCCAGCAGTTGGTGGTGACGGAAGGCGTATTCAGCATGGACGGCGACAGCGCGCCGCTGGCGCAGCTGCAGCAGCTGAGCCGACAGGCCGGCGCCTGGCTGATGGTGGACGATGCGCACGGCATCGGCGTCCACGGCGAACAGGGGCGCGGCAGCTGCTGGCAGCAGGGGGTGCGGCCGGAAGCGCTGGTGGTGACATTTGGCAAGGCGTTCGGCGTCAGCGGTGCGGCCATCCTGTGCGATGAGCCGCTGGCCGAATATCTGCTGCAGTTCGCCCGTCATCTGATTTACAGCACGGCGATGCCGCCGGCGCAGGCCTGCGCGCTGCAGGCGGCGCTGCGCTGCGTGCAGCAGGGCGATGCGCTGCGCAGCCGGCTGCAGCAGCATATTGCGCGTTTCCGCCGCGGCGCGGCCGACCTGCCGCTGACGCTGAGCGATTCGCAGACCGCGATTCAGCCGCTGCTGGTGGGGGACAATCAGCGGGCATTGACGCTGGCGCAGCGCTTGCGCGAGCAGGGGCTGTGGGTCAGCGCCATTCGTCCGCCGACGGTGCCGCCGGGCGGGGCGCGTTTGCGGATTACGCTGACCGCGGCGCATCAGGCGCAGGATATCGATCGGTTATTGGAGGTGCTGCATGCCGTCAGTGAATGA
- the bioB gene encoding biotin synthase BioB translates to MADRIHWTVGQAQALFEKPLLELLFEAQTVHRRHFDPRQVQVSTLLSIKTGACPEDCKYCPQSSRYKTGLEAERLMQVEQVLDSARKAKAAGSTRFCMGAAWKNPHERDMPYLQQMVQGVKAMGLETCMTLGTLDESQAGRLAEAGLDYYNHNLDTSPEFYGNIITTRSYQERLDTLDNVRDAGIKVCSGGIVGLGETVRDRAGLLVQLANLPKPPESVPINMLVKVKGTPLADNEDVDPFDFIRTIAVARIMMPRSYVRLSAGREQMNEQTQAMCFMAGANSIFYGCKLLTTPNPEEDKDLLLFRKLGLNPEQTATEHGDNQQQQVLAQQLLTADNAEFYNAAP, encoded by the coding sequence ATGGCCGACCGTATTCACTGGACAGTGGGGCAAGCCCAAGCCCTGTTTGAGAAGCCGCTGCTTGAGCTGCTGTTTGAAGCGCAAACCGTACACCGCCGGCACTTTGACCCGCGTCAGGTGCAGGTCAGTACGCTGTTGTCGATTAAAACCGGCGCCTGCCCGGAAGACTGTAAATACTGCCCGCAAAGCTCGCGTTATAAAACCGGGCTGGAAGCGGAGCGCCTGATGCAGGTAGAGCAGGTGCTGGATTCGGCGCGCAAGGCGAAAGCCGCCGGCTCAACGCGTTTTTGCATGGGCGCGGCGTGGAAAAACCCGCATGAGCGCGATATGCCGTATCTGCAACAGATGGTGCAGGGCGTGAAGGCAATGGGGCTGGAAACCTGCATGACGCTGGGCACATTGGACGAATCTCAGGCCGGGCGTCTGGCGGAAGCGGGGCTGGATTACTACAACCACAACCTGGACACCTCGCCGGAATTCTACGGCAATATCATCACCACCCGCAGCTATCAGGAGCGTCTGGATACGCTGGACAACGTGCGCGACGCCGGGATTAAAGTGTGCTCCGGCGGCATCGTCGGCCTGGGGGAGACGGTGCGCGACCGCGCCGGCCTGCTGGTACAGCTGGCTAATCTGCCGAAGCCGCCGGAGAGCGTGCCGATCAACATGCTGGTCAAGGTCAAGGGAACGCCGCTGGCGGATAACGAAGACGTCGATCCGTTCGACTTTATCCGCACCATCGCGGTGGCGCGCATTATGATGCCGCGCTCATACGTACGCCTGTCCGCCGGGCGTGAGCAGATGAATGAGCAGACGCAGGCGATGTGCTTTATGGCCGGCGCCAACTCTATTTTCTACGGCTGCAAGCTGCTGACCACGCCGAACCCGGAAGAAGACAAGGATCTGCTGCTGTTCCGCAAGCTGGGGCTGAACCCGGAGCAGACCGCGACCGAACACGGCGACAACCAGCAGCAGCAGGTGCTGGCGCAGCAGCTGCTGACGGCGGATAACGCCGAGTTTTACAACGCGGCGCCCTGA